A DNA window from Prosthecobacter debontii contains the following coding sequences:
- a CDS encoding glycosyltransferase family 4 protein, protein MAARIIHVPRRFVSHEWGGTETVITEIARQQKQAGFEPRIITSMALAHEAHEIIQGIEVQRHRHCYPFFGLTDAEKAALDKKGGNLLSLPLFGALMREQDVRLFHAHSLKRLGGMVATAARLRRKPLVVSLHGGVFDVPAEEMQTMIQPISGKFEWGRLFGAVFRSRQLLDDADMIICVGQSELEAAQKKLQHNRIDYLPNGVESHRFTQGEGARFRAAHGIPQDAFLVMNISRIDAQKNQMVLVNAFSDLAKEDASAHLVLIGPETQPDYAAKLRARIAELGLATRIHLLPGLRNDDPALLDAYQACNVFVLPSMHEPFGIVVLEAWSAGKPVIASHVGGLKTLINHQRDGLFFHDEADLTAALRELKAHPERCLALGQAGQMEARTHYDWKRIHQRLETLYQQAEEHHNGRYRSVSAPTYSTRHV, encoded by the coding sequence ATGGCAGCCCGCATCATTCACGTCCCTCGCCGCTTTGTGTCCCATGAATGGGGAGGCACGGAGACTGTCATCACCGAAATCGCCCGCCAGCAGAAGCAAGCCGGCTTCGAGCCGAGAATCATCACCTCCATGGCCCTGGCTCATGAGGCCCATGAGATCATCCAGGGTATCGAAGTGCAGCGACATCGCCACTGCTATCCGTTCTTCGGGCTCACCGACGCTGAGAAAGCCGCCCTGGATAAAAAGGGCGGCAATCTGCTTTCCCTGCCCCTCTTCGGAGCTCTGATGCGTGAGCAGGACGTGCGGCTTTTTCACGCTCACTCGCTCAAACGCCTCGGTGGCATGGTCGCGACAGCGGCCCGGCTTCGCCGCAAACCCCTCGTCGTCTCCCTCCACGGCGGTGTTTTTGACGTTCCCGCCGAGGAGATGCAAACCATGATCCAGCCCATCTCGGGCAAGTTTGAGTGGGGGCGTCTCTTTGGCGCAGTCTTCCGCTCCAGGCAGCTTCTCGATGACGCCGACATGATCATCTGTGTGGGCCAGAGTGAACTGGAAGCAGCGCAAAAGAAACTTCAGCACAATCGAATCGATTACCTCCCGAATGGAGTCGAGAGTCACCGCTTCACTCAGGGCGAAGGAGCCCGCTTCCGCGCCGCACACGGCATCCCTCAGGATGCCTTTCTGGTCATGAACATCAGTCGCATTGACGCGCAGAAAAACCAGATGGTTCTCGTCAATGCCTTCTCTGACCTGGCCAAGGAAGATGCAAGCGCCCATCTCGTCCTTATCGGCCCAGAAACCCAGCCTGACTATGCCGCCAAACTGCGTGCACGCATCGCGGAATTAGGTCTAGCTACCCGCATTCATCTCCTCCCAGGTCTGCGTAATGACGATCCTGCTCTGCTGGATGCTTATCAGGCCTGCAATGTCTTCGTGCTCCCCTCCATGCATGAACCCTTTGGCATCGTCGTGCTGGAAGCTTGGAGCGCAGGCAAGCCTGTCATTGCAAGTCATGTGGGCGGTCTGAAAACGCTCATCAACCATCAACGTGATGGCTTGTTCTTCCATGATGAGGCGGACCTAACCGCCGCCCTTCGTGAACTCAAAGCTCACCCGGAACGCTGCTTGGCTCTCGGCCAGGCAGGCCAAATGGAGGCCAGGACGCACTACGACTGGAAGCGCATTCATCAGCGCCTAGAGACTCTTTATCAACAAGCCGAGGAGCACCACAACGGACGCTACCGCTCTGTTTCCGCCCCCACCTACTCCACCCGTCATGTCTGA
- a CDS encoding heme NO-binding domain-containing protein, translating into MYGLVNKAVEELVITQFGQDKWEAIKATAGVDVEVFVSNQAYPDEITYRLVGAASEVLKISAEQILIAFGEHWVLKTASESYGPMMKAGGKNLRDFLINLPNFHTRVAMIYPDLKPPRFECSDIEDSSLKLHYFTHRPGLTTFVVGLVQGLGKLFNTPATCEILARQDQGAEHDVFKVAWTLV; encoded by the coding sequence ATGTATGGCCTCGTCAACAAAGCGGTCGAAGAACTGGTCATTACTCAATTCGGTCAGGACAAATGGGAGGCTATCAAAGCCACCGCAGGTGTGGATGTGGAAGTCTTTGTCAGTAATCAAGCCTACCCCGATGAAATCACCTACCGCCTCGTCGGGGCAGCTAGTGAAGTGCTGAAAATTTCTGCCGAGCAGATTTTAATCGCCTTTGGTGAGCACTGGGTCTTGAAGACCGCGAGTGAAAGTTACGGCCCAATGATGAAGGCGGGGGGGAAGAACCTGCGCGATTTTCTCATCAACTTGCCTAACTTTCACACGCGCGTGGCCATGATTTACCCCGACCTCAAACCCCCGCGTTTCGAGTGTTCTGACATTGAGGATAGTTCTCTCAAGCTGCACTATTTCACCCATCGTCCAGGATTGACGACTTTCGTTGTCGGGCTCGTGCAAGGGCTGGGCAAACTTTTTAACACACCAGCGACATGTGAGATTCTGGCTCGGCAGGATCAAGGCGCCGAGCACGATGTCTTTAAGGTGGCCTGGACTCTAGTATGA